Proteins encoded in a region of the Oryctolagus cuniculus chromosome 10, mOryCun1.1, whole genome shotgun sequence genome:
- the LOC103349411 gene encoding collagen, type I, alpha 1b-like — protein sequence MAKMQMESKTQGAEREREGKKEIRARPAARSRGVVPRPGSRALRSFLAHGREASSRAMLSAGRGARAAAGAGRAPGRPEPGPGPGPGPGPDGGRGGAGPVQTDGRDGAGGGGGGGWGSLSPQSRPRRVAGRSGLAGSVSSSSSSSRPLASRWGSSAEASKTGGRGPSWARRAPRRLCDPAERGARGWASERRARGRRRGASRPRGRGPAGAEAARRRQSYPVSASAPDPCCATPAQAPGPGWPRAGPRAAGAPWAGARRNGARRRPQGHRTRPGPGDRGRGEARAGISRAARPGEVAADAKWDPPEGGGREGLARTPTPVLWSLLCTFLRERNCDSCPPPLRSPVRWARAGRPGRGAPQDHAAGKLSRFFCGPDENFAHLKGVLRGRERLALSLPLCVGPSNQPPRRLPLSPAPAPRTQAGTRARRAELGDWSCGRVGAGRTPARGTRIHARERAVNAGQRRGRRSAGAGSPLLDAAAAPPPRPGTSSPPQSVPPSLASADSVRSGHGRARRISRPRRGGPTLAPAPAVWDAPGVLIRGRGASGSTAQARMMAVGRSKGGRPPQTDPALRRRESPPKAKEETRGPQRRRASAQARELQAAPSPARLRGTCCCGGAGELKWARAGGRERGRCPRSCLRLPQSGARERAEDSGQRPGSGG from the exons ATGGCGAAGATGCAAATGGAGAGCAAAAcacagggggcagagagagagagggaggggaagaaagagatcCGAGCCCGCCCGGCAGCCAGATCCCGAGGAGTCGTCCCGCGCCCGGGCTCGCGCGCGCTGCGCTCGTTCCTCGCTCACGGCCGCGAAGCCAGCAGCCGCGCCATG ctgtCAGCAGGACGCggcgcgcgggcggcggcgggcgcggggcgaGCACCCGGGCGCCCcgagccggggccggggccggggccggggccggggccggacGGCGGGCGCGGCGGTGCGGGGCCAGTCCAGACCGACGGCCGCGACggagcgggcggcggcggcggcggcggctggggcTCGCTCAGTCCCCAGTCGCGTCCACGCCGAGTAGCAGGTCGCAGCGGCCTCGCGGGCAGCgtgtccagcagcagcagcagcagccgtcCTCTGGCCAGCCGTTGGGGATCTTCCGCTGAGGCATCGAAGACCGGGGGAAGGGGTCCGTCATGGGCTCGCCGGGCTCCGCGCCGCCTCTGCGATCCTGCAGAAAGAGGAGCGCGCGGGTGGGCGTCTGAGAGGAGGGCGCGCGGGCGGCGGAGGGGAGCGTCGCGGCCAAGGGGGCGGGGACCGGCGGGGGCGGAGGCGGCGCGGCGAAGGCAGAGTTACCCGGTGAGCGCCTCAGCCCCGGACCCCTGCTGCGCGACCCCGGCGCAAGCCCCCGGGCCCGGGTGGCCCCGGGCAGGTCCGCGCGCTGCCGGCGCCCCGTGGGCTGGTGCGCGGCGGAATGGGGCGCGGCGGCGGCCGCAAGGACATCGCACGCGCCCGGGGCCCGGGGacagggggaggggtgaggcccGCGCTGGGATCAGCCGCGCTGCCAGGCCTGGGGAAGTGGCAGCGGATGCCAAGTGGGACCCTccggaggggggagggagggagggtcttGCGAGGACTCCCACCCCCGTGCTCTGGAGCTTGCTTTGCACTTTTTTAAGGGAGAGGAATTGCgacagctgccccccacccctgcggTCCCCCGTGCGCTGGGCTCGGGCGGGGCGACCAGGCAGGGGTGCGCCCCAGGACCACGCGGCCGGGAAACTTTCCCGATTCTTCTGCGGACCCGACGAGAATTTCGCCCATCTCAAAGGGGTCCTGCGTGGACGCGAGCGTCTTGCTCTTTCCCTTCCACTCTGTGTAGGGCCTTCCAACCAACCCCCACGGCGACTCCcgctctccccagccccagccccacgtACACAGGCAGGCACGCGCGCCCGGCGCGCTGAACTCGGGGACTGGAGTTGCGGGAGAGTCGGCGCGGGAAGAACCCCAGCTCGGGGAACGCGAATCCACGCCCGGGAGAGAGCGGTCAACGCTGGGCAGCGTCGCGGACGCCGGAGCGCGGGTGCGGGGAGTCCCCTCCTGGACGCTGCCGCAGCACCTCCTCCCCGCCCCGGTACCTCCTCCCCGCCCCAGTCCGTCCCGCCCTCTCTGGCCTCTGCGGACTCGGTCCGCTCCGGCCACGGCCGCGCGCGCCGGATCTCGCGACCTCGCAGAGGGGGGCCGACcctcgccccagccccagccgtctgGGACGCCCCGGGGGTTCTCATCCGGGGACGCGGCGCCTCCGGCTCCACAGCCCAGGCGAGGATGATGGCGGTAGGAAGAAGTAAGGGAGGGAGACCGCCGCAGACCGACCCTGCGCTGCGAAGACGGGAGTCGCCTCCCAAGGCCAAGGAGGAAACCAGGGGCCCACAGAGGCGGCGGGCAAGCGCACAGGCCAGGGAGCTGCAggcggcccccagccctgcccgacTTCGCGGCACCTGCTGCTGCGGCGGCGCCGGGGAGCTCAAGTGGGCGCGCGCTGGCGGGCGGGAGCGAGGGCGCTGTCCGCGGTCCTGCCTGCGTCTGCCCCAGAGCGGCGCCCGGGAGAGGGCGGAGGACTCCGGTCAGCGCCCTGGGAGTGGGGGATAA